A genome region from Chloroflexota bacterium includes the following:
- a CDS encoding serine hydroxymethyltransferase, giving the protein MKEYGMSLMAQDPEIGRAIQNEIERQRSNINLIASENYASSAVLEAQGSVFTNKYAEGYPGRRYYGGCEFVDVAERLAISRAKQLFGAEHANVQPHSGAQANMAAYFATVQPGDTIMGMSLDQGGHLTHGASVNFSAKIYDVVQYGVDRELEKIDYDAVERLAKEHRPKIIVTGASAYTRIIDFPRFRSIADEVGAKLMVDMAHIAGLVAADEHPSPVPHAEIVTTTTHKTLRGPRGGMILCDEEHRRAINSAVFPNMQGGPLEHIIAAKAVAFGEAMQPEFVEYQKSIRANAVALADELQAGGLRLVSGGTDNHIVLVDLTPADITGRQAEEALGEANIVVNRNAIPFDQKPPRTASGLRLGTPSITSRGMGVQEARQVGRLILRVLGNLSSETTKRQVREEAMSLCDRFPAPGL; this is encoded by the coding sequence ATGAAGGAGTATGGAATGTCACTGATGGCACAGGATCCCGAAATCGGGCGTGCGATTCAGAACGAAATCGAGCGGCAGCGCAGCAATATCAACCTGATAGCGTCCGAAAACTACGCCAGCTCAGCCGTGCTAGAGGCGCAGGGTTCGGTGTTCACGAACAAGTACGCAGAGGGCTACCCGGGGCGGCGCTACTACGGCGGCTGTGAGTTCGTGGATGTGGCGGAACGGCTTGCCATCAGTCGCGCTAAGCAGCTGTTCGGCGCGGAGCACGCGAATGTGCAGCCACACAGCGGTGCGCAGGCGAACATGGCGGCGTACTTCGCCACTGTCCAGCCCGGCGACACCATCATGGGCATGAGCCTCGACCAAGGCGGACATCTGACGCACGGCGCATCGGTGAACTTTTCCGCGAAGATTTACGATGTCGTGCAGTATGGCGTTGACCGCGAGTTGGAGAAGATAGACTACGACGCGGTCGAGCGGCTCGCGAAAGAGCATCGCCCGAAGATCATAGTAACCGGCGCGAGCGCATATACCCGCATCATCGACTTTCCGCGATTCCGCAGCATCGCAGACGAGGTTGGCGCCAAGCTGATGGTTGACATGGCGCATATCGCAGGGCTTGTCGCCGCAGATGAGCACCCGTCGCCCGTCCCGCATGCCGAAATCGTAACCACGACCACGCACAAGACGCTGCGCGGACCGCGAGGCGGCATGATATTGTGCGACGAAGAGCACCGCCGCGCCATCAACAGCGCCGTGTTCCCTAACATGCAGGGCGGACCGCTGGAGCACATCATCGCGGCAAAGGCGGTCGCTTTCGGCGAGGCGATGCAGCCGGAGTTCGTGGAATACCAGAAGAGCATCCGCGCTAACGCGGTCGCGCTCGCGGACGAATTGCAGGCGGGCGGTCTGCGGCTTGTATCCGGCGGCACGGACAACCACATCGTGCTGGTGGACCTGACGCCGGCGGACATCACCGGGCGGCAGGCAGAAGAGGCGCTGGGCGAGGCGAACATCGTGGTGAACCGCAACGCCATCCCTTTCGACCAAAAGCCTCCGCGCACCGCAAGCGGCTTGCGGCTAGGCACGCCATCCATTACCAGCCGAGGAATGGGCGTCCAAGAAGCGCGTCAGGTAGGCCGCCTAATCCTGCGCGTGTTAGGCAACCTATCCAGCGAAACCACCAAGCGCCAAGTCCGCGAAGAAGCCATGTCCCTCTGCGACCGCTTCCCCGCGCCCGGCTTGTAG
- the raiA gene encoding ribosome-associated translation inhibitor RaiA: MDAHRLGKEGRALMEIQIFSRNMRLSERSEDYIQKKVARLERHLTERADAKLELRRTSRRSETDRFVAQMTISASGATLRGQETGLTLFAAMDAVTDVMDKQIRRYKGRAYRTSQARRSARTQAMREDAGALLEELDAAIEDEVDEAMEELGSLVRVKRFAMKPMTVEDAIMEMELLDHDFFLFHNTETNKYSVVYRRADGDYGMIEPDAA; the protein is encoded by the coding sequence ATGGATGCTCACCGATTGGGCAAAGAAGGAAGGGCGCTTATGGAGATACAGATATTTTCCAGAAACATGAGGCTTAGTGAGAGGTCTGAGGATTACATTCAGAAGAAGGTGGCACGCTTGGAGCGGCATCTGACCGAACGGGCGGACGCGAAGCTGGAACTTAGGCGCACTTCACGCCGCTCCGAAACCGACCGCTTCGTGGCACAGATGACGATAAGCGCGAGCGGCGCGACGCTGCGCGGACAAGAGACGGGATTGACGCTGTTCGCGGCAATGGACGCCGTCACGGATGTGATGGACAAGCAGATTCGCCGCTACAAGGGCAGGGCGTACAGGACATCGCAGGCGCGCAGATCGGCACGCACTCAGGCGATGCGCGAGGACGCGGGAGCATTGCTCGAAGAACTGGACGCCGCTATCGAGGATGAGGTCGATGAAGCGATGGAGGAATTGGGTAGCCTCGTGCGCGTGAAGCGGTTCGCTATGAAGCCTATGACCGTCGAGGACGCTATAATGGAGATGGAATTGCTCGACCATGACTTCTTCCTGTTCCACAACACGGAGACGAACAAGTACAGCGTGGTGTACAGGCGCGCGGACGGGGATTATGGGATGATAGAACCGGACGCGGCGTAG
- a CDS encoding threonine synthase, with the protein MINGVLERYGEYLPLTEKTPIFTLGEGDTPLVKSESIAAEAGCGELYFKLEICNPTGSFKDRGMVVAVAKALEEGGDTIVCASTGNTSASAAAYGARCGLNTVIVVPNKYVARGKLAQAVTYGARIMLIDGGFDDALRIVRELAAKHPVVLVNSLNPYRLQGQKTAAFEIVNDLGTAPDHLFIPVGNAGNITAYWMGFQEAHQMEWTGTLPKMMGFEAEGAAAIVKGHPIETPDTIASAIRVGNPASWTKAVRARDESGGAIDSVTDDEIMEAYTLMAREEGIFCEPASAASVAGLLKLARGGMRLDDSKVVCVITGSGLKDPDTAVSVDPVFREEFPADTAAIEDAMGLA; encoded by the coding sequence ATGATAAACGGAGTCCTCGAAAGGTATGGGGAATACCTTCCTTTGACCGAAAAAACGCCCATCTTCACACTGGGCGAAGGCGACACGCCTCTCGTCAAGTCCGAGTCGATTGCGGCAGAGGCAGGCTGTGGCGAACTGTATTTCAAACTGGAAATCTGCAACCCGACCGGCTCGTTCAAGGACAGGGGCATGGTCGTTGCGGTGGCGAAGGCGCTTGAAGAAGGCGGCGACACTATCGTCTGCGCTTCAACCGGCAACACATCGGCTTCGGCTGCCGCTTACGGCGCGCGTTGCGGCTTGAACACCGTCATCGTGGTGCCGAACAAGTATGTCGCGCGGGGAAAGCTGGCGCAAGCGGTAACCTACGGTGCGCGTATCATGCTCATCGACGGCGGCTTCGACGACGCGCTTCGCATCGTGCGCGAGCTCGCCGCAAAGCATCCCGTCGTGCTTGTGAACTCGCTCAACCCGTATCGCCTGCAAGGTCAGAAGACCGCCGCGTTTGAAATTGTCAACGATCTTGGCACCGCACCGGACCATCTGTTCATTCCCGTTGGCAACGCAGGCAACATCACCGCATACTGGATGGGCTTTCAGGAAGCGCATCAGATGGAATGGACGGGGACGCTGCCCAAGATGATGGGCTTCGAAGCGGAAGGCGCGGCAGCTATCGTCAAGGGGCATCCGATAGAGACACCGGACACCATCGCGTCCGCAATCCGCGTGGGCAACCCGGCGAGCTGGACGAAGGCAGTCCGCGCGCGCGACGAATCCGGCGGCGCGATAGACTCCGTTACCGACGACGAAATTATGGAAGCGTACACGCTTATGGCGCGAGAGGAAGGTATCTTCTGCGAACCGGCGTCAGCTGCCTCAGTTGCGGGGCTGCTGAAGCTGGCTCGCGGCGGCATGCGCCTGGATGACAGCAAGGTCGTCTGCGTCATCACCGGCAGCGGCTTGAAAGACCCTGATACCGCGGTGAGCGTGGATCCCGTATTCAGGGAAGAGTTCCCCGCCGATACCGCCGCCATCGAAGACGCCATGGGACTTGCATAA
- a CDS encoding superinfection immunity protein has translation MPFRLGLFELILLAPFIAAYFIPCIIALVRKHHQIVPICLINIFLGWTFFAWVVCVAWSFSPVKKVD, from the coding sequence ATGCCATTTAGACTCGGGCTCTTTGAACTAATCTTGCTCGCACCCTTTATAGCGGCATACTTTATTCCATGCATTATCGCCCTTGTACGGAAACATCATCAGATAGTCCCAATATGCTTGATTAACATTTTCTTAGGTTGGACTTTTTTTGCCTGGGTTGTGTGCGTTGCATGGTCATTCAGTCCTGTCAAGAAAGTGGATTAG
- the folE gene encoding GTP cyclohydrolase I FolE: protein MDYAKIQDAVREVLVAIGEDPQREGLADTPRRIAEMYGELFWGIGKDAASVLTTTFDEGYDETVILRDIPFHSICEHHFLPFFGIAHIAYIPTGRVAGASKLARALDVLSSRPQIQERLTSQLADTLYDTLQPSGAAVIMSAEHMCMSIRGVRKPGSKIVTTAARGSVKTQPELRQDIFALLRETR, encoded by the coding sequence ATGGACTACGCCAAGATACAAGACGCCGTAAGGGAGGTGCTGGTCGCCATTGGCGAAGACCCGCAGCGCGAAGGCTTGGCGGACACACCCCGCCGCATAGCCGAGATGTACGGCGAACTATTTTGGGGCATCGGCAAGGATGCCGCAAGCGTGCTCACCACCACTTTCGACGAGGGCTACGACGAGACGGTCATACTGCGCGACATTCCGTTCCATTCCATCTGCGAGCACCACTTCCTGCCTTTCTTCGGCATCGCGCACATCGCCTACATACCAACGGGACGCGTAGCAGGCGCATCCAAGCTGGCACGCGCTCTTGATGTACTCTCGAGCAGGCCGCAGATACAAGAACGATTGACAAGCCAACTCGCCGATACGCTGTACGACACGCTGCAGCCGTCCGGCGCCGCGGTCATAATGAGCGCCGAGCATATGTGCATGTCCATACGCGGCGTGCGCAAGCCGGGCAGCAAGATAGTTACCACCGCCGCAAGAGGCAGCGTGAAGACCCAGCCCGAATTGCGTCAGGACATCTTCGCCCTGCTCAGGGAGACTCGATAA
- a CDS encoding GNAT family N-acetyltransferase, with protein MTISVRQEDFNSIADEWECILPHTGANTIFITPWWQQLWWRRYGNADTSLEIFSVRDGDSLLGIAPLMVKGDTLSFLGDTDLFDYHDLLVREGCEDDFYGAIWQRIEAMDWRTMELKSLRDSSETLRRFPALAEANGWSADISDEDVSPYTHLQPSWDEYVSGLRKKDRHELRRKLRRLNNGNEATQYAFQDAGEIADAMPEFFRLMRASRPDKDDFLTADREQFFRELAKELSERQQFKLFFLELNDVRVASCICFDYNGDYLLYNSGYDPEYSNLSVGLLNKALCIQDAIESGKKTFDFLRGSERYKYNLGGTNQTIHELVIQRA; from the coding sequence ATGACAATCAGCGTCCGACAAGAGGATTTCAACAGCATCGCCGACGAATGGGAGTGTATTCTACCGCACACCGGCGCCAACACCATTTTCATCACGCCGTGGTGGCAGCAGCTTTGGTGGCGGCGCTACGGAAACGCGGACACCAGCCTTGAGATATTCTCGGTGCGCGACGGCGATTCGCTGCTGGGCATCGCGCCGCTGATGGTCAAGGGCGACACGCTGTCGTTCCTAGGCGACACAGACCTGTTCGACTACCACGACCTGCTTGTGCGTGAGGGCTGCGAGGATGACTTCTACGGCGCGATATGGCAGCGCATCGAGGCGATGGACTGGCGCACGATGGAACTGAAGTCGCTGCGAGACAGCTCGGAGACGCTGCGCCGCTTCCCCGCGCTGGCGGAGGCTAACGGCTGGTCTGCGGACATATCGGACGAAGATGTATCGCCGTACACGCACTTGCAGCCGTCTTGGGACGAGTATGTTTCAGGGCTGCGCAAGAAGGACCGCCACGAACTTCGCCGCAAGCTGCGCCGTCTGAACAACGGCAACGAAGCCACGCAGTACGCCTTCCAAGACGCAGGCGAGATTGCGGACGCGATGCCCGAATTCTTCCGCCTGATGCGCGCGAGCAGACCGGACAAGGACGACTTCCTGACCGCAGACCGCGAGCAATTTTTCCGCGAACTCGCGAAGGAGCTCTCGGAGCGGCAGCAGTTCAAGCTATTCTTCCTGGAGCTTAACGATGTGCGCGTGGCGTCATGCATCTGCTTCGACTACAACGGCGACTACCTGCTGTACAACAGCGGCTACGACCCGGAATACTCCAACCTGAGCGTGGGCTTGCTGAACAAGGCGCTCTGCATCCAGGACGCGATCGAAAGCGGCAAGAAGACCTTCGACTTCCTGCGCGGCTCGGAGCGCTACAAGTACAACCTCGGCGGTACGAATCAGACCATCCACGAGCTAGTTATTCAGCGTGCCTAG
- a CDS encoding glycosyltransferase family 1 protein: MRLLIVGGTLEGDTEVERLRTLAAELGIGDMVTFTGSVEQELLPAYYNAADVFVLPSWYESFGLVAVEAMACGTPVVVSRVGGLTTFVEHGKTGYLVPWRCPDAFARSLETLLENPSLRQAMGGSARRKANRMSWAAMANDMIACYHNVITDTDGQN, translated from the coding sequence ATGCGCCTGCTCATCGTCGGCGGCACACTGGAAGGCGATACGGAAGTTGAGCGGCTGCGGACGCTTGCAGCGGAACTTGGCATTGGCGATATGGTCACATTCACCGGGTCGGTTGAGCAAGAGCTGCTGCCAGCGTACTACAATGCGGCGGATGTGTTCGTGCTGCCTTCGTGGTACGAAAGCTTCGGGCTTGTCGCGGTGGAGGCAATGGCTTGCGGCACGCCCGTCGTAGTGTCGCGGGTCGGCGGGCTTACCACATTTGTGGAACACGGCAAGACCGGCTATCTTGTGCCTTGGCGCTGTCCGGACGCCTTCGCGCGCAGCCTCGAAACGCTGCTGGAGAACCCGTCGCTGCGGCAGGCGATGGGCGGGTCGGCGCGGCGCAAAGCGAATAGGATGAGCTGGGCGGCTATGGCAAATGATATGATTGCCTGTTACCATAATGTTATTACTGACACGGATGGACAGAACTAG
- a CDS encoding DUF502 domain-containing protein: MRMNGSDSHIPPAGDIDAEEHRESSVHIRIERHFWGMVLAGFLVLLPLIITAWILIFGFRLVDSMFGRLSGVAVNWMGIAIAFPNLAVFTAGAISVLCALAVLYIFGLLTNWSLGRKAVNIKVAVLSNIPVVKNIYGVAKQATDSLTMPSGQRVNRVVLVEWPRPGLFALGFTAGHSRASSPDDAVLVVVYIPTVPNPTSGNLAFVREEEVYATDITVEEAMKIVFSGGVVLPETMKMHETSMFKRLTFMDAQE, encoded by the coding sequence ATGCGCATGAACGGCTCTGATTCGCACATTCCCCCTGCTGGCGACATTGACGCTGAGGAACATCGCGAGTCTTCGGTGCACATTCGGATCGAACGGCACTTTTGGGGCATGGTGCTCGCGGGATTCCTAGTGCTGCTGCCGCTTATCATCACCGCTTGGATACTCATATTCGGCTTTCGACTGGTGGACAGCATGTTCGGCAGGCTGTCCGGCGTAGCGGTCAACTGGATGGGCATCGCCATCGCGTTCCCCAATTTGGCGGTCTTCACCGCCGGCGCGATAAGCGTGCTGTGCGCGCTCGCCGTGCTGTACATCTTCGGATTGCTGACAAACTGGAGCCTCGGCAGGAAGGCTGTCAACATCAAAGTCGCCGTGCTGTCGAACATCCCTGTGGTCAAGAACATCTACGGCGTGGCAAAGCAGGCGACAGACAGCCTGACGATGCCATCCGGACAGAGGGTCAATCGCGTGGTGTTGGTCGAATGGCCGCGCCCGGGTCTGTTCGCGCTGGGGTTCACCGCAGGGCATTCGCGCGCAAGCAGCCCGGACGACGCAGTGCTGGTCGTGGTGTACATCCCCACCGTGCCTAACCCCACATCGGGCAACCTAGCCTTCGTACGCGAGGAAGAGGTTTACGCCACAGACATAACCGTTGAAGAGGCGATGAAGATAGTCTTCTCCGGAGGCGTCGTGCTGCCGGAGACGATGAAGATGCACGAGACTTCGATGTTCAAGCGGTTAACTTTCATGGATGCGCAGGAATAG
- a CDS encoding GNAT family N-acetyltransferase, which yields MRIRKFAWADIDAITSLSNEIGGVSGTGRALDAAGMRAVLSVPGTDPERHCFISERDGKAVGYAIVSYEPPISRAVASGGVLETHRGKGIGRALMQAVVEHAACLGVDALHVEAGVTHSTAQHLLESHGMKVVKSLWKMRWEGGNLPDVDLPPSFAVRSLVAGQDEATLTDLQNTAFSENWGFSPNTVEQISARVANNRGGPESIIFITEDGEPAAYNWTMFMPDGDSASGVVSMTGVHPRLRGRGIGKAVVTAGIAYLVERGASIVDLEVDAENTPARELYLKLGFRKIGSSVWYEKRF from the coding sequence TTGAGGATACGAAAATTCGCGTGGGCGGATATAGATGCGATAACAAGCCTGTCCAATGAAATAGGCGGCGTGAGCGGAACGGGCAGGGCGTTGGACGCCGCCGGGATGCGCGCCGTTCTGTCTGTGCCGGGCACCGATCCTGAGCGGCACTGCTTCATATCAGAGCGCGATGGCAAGGCGGTCGGCTATGCGATAGTCTCGTATGAGCCGCCGATTTCGCGCGCAGTGGCGAGCGGCGGCGTGCTGGAAACACACCGCGGCAAGGGTATCGGGCGCGCGCTGATGCAAGCAGTCGTGGAACACGCAGCCTGTCTTGGCGTGGACGCGCTGCATGTGGAAGCGGGCGTTACGCACTCGACCGCACAGCACCTGCTCGAATCGCACGGCATGAAAGTGGTCAAGAGCCTGTGGAAGATGCGCTGGGAAGGCGGCAACTTGCCGGATGTGGACTTGCCGCCCTCGTTCGCGGTGCGCTCGCTAGTCGCCGGTCAGGATGAGGCAACGCTGACGGACTTGCAGAATACCGCCTTCAGCGAAAACTGGGGCTTCAGTCCGAACACAGTGGAGCAGATAAGCGCGCGCGTGGCGAACAACCGCGGCGGACCGGAGAGCATCATCTTCATCACCGAGGATGGCGAGCCTGCGGCGTACAACTGGACGATGTTCATGCCCGACGGCGACAGTGCGAGCGGCGTTGTGTCGATGACGGGCGTGCATCCGCGCCTTCGCGGACGCGGCATAGGCAAGGCGGTGGTAACGGCGGGCATCGCGTATCTGGTAGAGCGCGGCGCGTCCATAGTGGACCTAGAAGTGGACGCCGAAAACACCCCCGCCCGCGAACTCTACCTGAAGCTAGGCTTCCGCAAAATCGGCAGCAGCGTCTGGTACGAGAAGCGGTTTTAA